The Breoghania sp. genome has a segment encoding these proteins:
- a CDS encoding flagellin yields the protein MSDITLSAGVRQNLLSLQGTADLMATTQNRLATGKKVNSALDNPTNFFTSSSLQSRAGDLGSLMDSMSNGIKTLEAADNGLTSITNTLESMQSTLRQARQDKSFETASYTVDVGSSPAGTEKMTLSGGAIGETGKELDLTTSQSKITAGAFTNVSFNAGGDNVSFDIAVDGGTAKTITVTESDVTAAVTAGTVADKTAVTAEEMAGLINDKLTAAGVKAEAGVEGGKLTLTTTSKDTDTSKSSIEVSSFAATVSAGSTGIADGTGSAINTTAKTVDTLVNSINNDTSLKGKVRASNDNGKLRLENQSTQDMTVGGSTTSGNIDGSSSTSEIGGNSVRADLSEQFNELRDQLDKLSDDASFNGINLLRGDNLKITFNETGTSTIDIQTKNGETINAGTLGLADIEAKDLDSDANIDSMLGDVKEAINKVRSQSSAFGSNLSIVENRQDFTKSMMNTLQTGADNLVLADGNEEAANMLALQTRQQLSSTALSLASQADQAPLRLF from the coding sequence ATGTCTGATATCACCCTTTCCGCCGGCGTCCGCCAAAATCTGCTCTCTCTGCAGGGCACTGCGGACCTGATGGCCACGACCCAGAATCGTCTGGCCACCGGCAAGAAGGTCAATTCGGCCCTCGACAATCCCACCAACTTCTTCACCTCCTCGTCGCTGCAGTCGCGTGCAGGCGATCTGGGATCGCTGATGGACAGCATGTCCAACGGCATCAAGACGTTGGAAGCGGCCGATAACGGTCTGACCTCGATCACCAACACCCTGGAATCGATGCAGTCCACCCTGCGTCAGGCCCGTCAGGACAAGTCCTTCGAGACCGCGTCTTACACGGTTGACGTGGGATCCTCCCCGGCGGGCACTGAAAAGATGACCCTTTCCGGCGGCGCCATCGGCGAGACCGGCAAGGAACTTGATCTGACGACTTCTCAGTCCAAGATCACGGCCGGCGCGTTCACAAACGTGAGCTTTAACGCCGGCGGCGACAACGTCTCCTTCGACATCGCTGTCGATGGCGGAACCGCAAAGACGATCACTGTTACCGAGTCAGATGTCACTGCAGCCGTTACAGCCGGTACCGTCGCAGACAAGACGGCTGTTACCGCTGAGGAAATGGCAGGACTGATCAACGACAAGCTGACGGCTGCAGGCGTCAAAGCCGAGGCCGGGGTTGAGGGCGGCAAACTGACGCTGACAACCACGTCAAAGGACACTGACACCAGCAAATCGTCGATCGAAGTGAGCTCGTTTGCCGCGACGGTCAGCGCAGGCTCCACCGGCATCGCCGACGGCACTGGTTCCGCGATCAACACCACTGCCAAGACGGTCGATACGCTCGTCAATTCGATCAACAACGACACCTCGCTGAAGGGCAAGGTTCGTGCGTCGAACGACAATGGCAAGCTGCGCCTGGAGAACCAGTCCACGCAGGACATGACCGTGGGCGGCTCAACCACCTCCGGCAACATTGACGGTTCCTCCAGCACGAGCGAGATCGGCGGCAACAGTGTGCGTGCCGATCTGTCCGAGCAGTTCAACGAGCTGCGTGACCAGCTCGACAAGCTGTCGGATGATGCCTCCTTCAACGGCATCAACCTGCTGCGCGGCGACAACCTGAAGATCACCTTCAACGAGACCGGTACGTCCACGATCGACATCCAGACCAAGAACGGCGAGACGATCAACGCCGGAACCCTGGGCCTGGCCGACATCGAGGCCAAGGATCTCGACAGCGACGCGAACATCGACTCGATGCTCGGTGACGTGAAGGAAGCGATCAACAAGGTCCGTTCGCAGTCTTCGGCCTTCGGCTCGAACCTGTCGATCGTTGAGAACCGTCAGGACTTCACCAAGTCCATGATGAACACGCTGCAGACCGGCGCAGACAATCTGGTGCTGGCGGACGGTAACGAGGAAGCGGCGAACATGCTGGCTCTGCAGACCCGGCAGCAGCTCTCCTCCACCGCCCTGTCGCTGGCCTCTCAGGCCGATCAGGCGCCGCTGCGTCTGTTCTAA